The following are encoded in a window of Streptomyces sp. SAT1 genomic DNA:
- a CDS encoding transketolase: protein MHEPAAREQLEHHAHRVREHIVEMCSGPEGGHLGGSMSCVEILVALFFHTMNVDPADPGRPERDMFVLSKGHAAMALYAVLAERGFIAPEEIGTFCRPGGRLATHGNVAVPGVEFATGSLGHGLALANGTAWAQRRHSGTPARTYVLLGDGELQEGSVWEAAQVSRALNAGNLVAVIDVNGFQQTGAVGEVSPGAPVADRWNGFGWHTVEVDGHDPAALCAAFEEAAETDGPTAVVCRTVKAQGTGVLAGRAVSHFVRLDTAKRARVLAGLRRTAPLGGTNGGTKGAPGHA from the coding sequence GTGCACGAGCCGGCGGCACGCGAACAGCTGGAACACCACGCCCACCGCGTGCGGGAGCACATCGTCGAGATGTGCTCCGGCCCCGAGGGCGGCCACCTGGGCGGATCGATGTCCTGCGTGGAGATCCTGGTGGCGCTGTTCTTCCACACGATGAACGTCGACCCCGCCGACCCCGGACGGCCCGAGCGGGACATGTTCGTCCTGAGCAAGGGCCACGCGGCGATGGCCCTCTACGCCGTACTCGCCGAGCGCGGCTTCATCGCGCCGGAGGAGATCGGCACCTTCTGCCGCCCCGGCGGCAGACTGGCCACCCACGGCAACGTCGCCGTCCCCGGCGTCGAGTTCGCCACCGGCTCCCTCGGCCACGGCCTCGCCCTCGCCAACGGCACCGCCTGGGCGCAGCGCCGGCACAGCGGGACACCCGCGCGCACCTATGTGCTGCTCGGTGACGGCGAGTTGCAGGAAGGATCCGTATGGGAGGCGGCCCAGGTCAGCCGCGCCCTGAACGCCGGGAACCTCGTCGCGGTGATCGACGTCAACGGCTTCCAGCAGACCGGGGCCGTCGGCGAGGTGAGCCCCGGCGCGCCCGTGGCCGACCGGTGGAACGGCTTCGGCTGGCACACCGTCGAGGTGGACGGACACGACCCGGCGGCCCTCTGCGCGGCCTTCGAGGAGGCGGCGGAGACGGACGGGCCGACGGCGGTGGTCTGCCGCACGGTCAAGGCGCAGGGCACCGGTGTCCTCGCGGGCCGGGCCGTCTCCCACTTCGTCCGGCTCGACACCGCGAAACGCGCACGCGTCCTGGCCGGCCTGCGACGGACGGCCCCGCTCGGCGGCACGAACGGCGGCACGAAGGGAGCGCCCGGCCATGCCTGA
- a CDS encoding transketolase family protein, translating to MPEVTAERASTRAAFADALPELVARHGVLVVDTDTGSVKPTAEMDYLNVGIAENAAIGLAAGAEHCGRRALVCTFGAFAVSRAFEFIKLDIAYPRRRVCIVGTHGGASGGWLGPTHHATEDLALMSALPHMRVVVPADAHQTAPLLEQCLRHDGPTYLRLGRKASPLFAGLPVPELGVPQVVRTGRDIALVATGPEMLSIALDVARALADEGHSAQVVNVHTVDQEAAAATGRALAGECRLLVTLEEAWTSGGMGAQLAAAVGARGIPWLPIGVTGFLPPGTHASLLEAGGLTADSVLRQVLKFVTDPR from the coding sequence ATGCCTGAGGTCACAGCGGAGCGGGCGAGCACCCGTGCCGCCTTCGCGGACGCCCTGCCGGAACTCGTGGCACGGCACGGCGTACTCGTCGTCGACACCGACACCGGCAGCGTCAAACCGACAGCTGAGATGGATTACCTCAACGTCGGCATAGCGGAGAACGCCGCCATCGGGCTCGCCGCCGGTGCCGAGCACTGCGGACGGCGCGCGCTGGTCTGCACATTCGGTGCCTTCGCCGTCAGCCGGGCGTTCGAGTTCATCAAGCTCGACATCGCCTATCCGCGGCGCCGGGTGTGCATCGTCGGCACCCACGGCGGCGCCAGCGGAGGCTGGCTGGGGCCGACCCACCACGCCACCGAGGACCTGGCCCTGATGAGCGCGCTGCCCCACATGCGCGTCGTCGTCCCGGCCGACGCGCACCAGACGGCGCCGCTGCTGGAGCAGTGCCTGCGCCACGACGGCCCGACCTACCTGCGGCTCGGCCGCAAGGCGTCGCCGCTGTTCGCGGGCTTGCCCGTACCGGAACTGGGCGTGCCCCAGGTGGTCCGGACCGGCCGCGACATCGCCCTGGTCGCGACGGGACCCGAGATGCTCTCCATCGCCCTGGACGTCGCCCGCGCCCTGGCCGACGAGGGACACAGCGCCCAGGTGGTCAACGTCCACACCGTCGACCAGGAGGCCGCCGCCGCGACCGGACGGGCCCTCGCCGGGGAGTGCCGTCTGCTGGTCACGCTGGAGGAGGCGTGGACCTCCGGCGGAATGGGCGCGCAGCTCGCCGCGGCGGTCGGAGCCCGCGGCATCCCGTGGCTCCCGATCGGCGTCACCGGCTTCCTCCCACCCGGCACCCACGCGTCCCTGCTGGAGGCCGGCGGGCTCACCGCCGACTCCGTGCTCCGCCAGGTGCTGAAGTTCGTCACCGACCCGCGATGA
- a CDS encoding RimK family alpha-L-glutamate ligase: protein MSDRPGRRQRPLGILLSTVRHEERRLLDELERRDIPAVRLDPRTLSFAPRDAERLRGMRVLNREISSQRAALTAESLEAFGAHPVNGATASRVCGNKWSTYVRLRQLGIPTPTTLLAPSPEAGRKAIEAVGYPAVVKPLSSSWGNRVSLITDRYAADAVLEHCAALPSAVTRTVIVQEAVRPGAPDIRGIVVDGVCLGVIVRAGGDWRNNVARGATVEQHPPDEEIQRLCVRAAAAVDARIAGVDLVEGADGRHLVLEVNSRVEFQGFERATGVDVAARIVEACVSEPTDVKVPV from the coding sequence GTGAGTGACCGCCCGGGAAGACGACAGCGGCCGCTCGGGATCCTCCTGTCCACCGTCCGCCACGAGGAGCGCCGCCTTCTGGACGAACTGGAACGCCGCGACATCCCCGCGGTCCGGCTCGACCCCCGCACCCTGTCCTTCGCACCACGGGACGCCGAGCGGCTGCGGGGCATGCGGGTCCTGAACCGGGAGATCTCCAGCCAACGGGCCGCGCTCACGGCGGAGTCGCTGGAAGCGTTCGGCGCGCACCCGGTGAACGGCGCGACCGCGAGCCGGGTGTGCGGCAACAAGTGGTCCACCTATGTGCGGCTGAGGCAGCTCGGCATCCCCACCCCGACGACGCTGCTGGCGCCGTCCCCGGAAGCCGGGAGGAAGGCGATCGAGGCGGTCGGCTACCCGGCCGTGGTCAAGCCCCTCAGCTCGTCGTGGGGCAACCGGGTCAGCCTGATCACCGACCGGTACGCGGCCGACGCCGTGCTCGAACACTGCGCCGCGCTGCCCTCGGCGGTCACACGGACGGTGATCGTGCAGGAAGCGGTGAGACCCGGCGCGCCGGACATTCGGGGCATCGTGGTCGACGGTGTCTGCCTGGGCGTCATCGTCCGGGCGGGCGGCGACTGGCGCAACAACGTGGCCCGGGGAGCGACGGTGGAGCAGCACCCGCCGGACGAGGAGATCCAGCGGCTGTGCGTCCGGGCGGCGGCCGCCGTGGACGCCCGGATCGCCGGGGTGGACCTGGTCGAGGGCGCGGACGGGCGCCACCTGGTGCTGGAGGTGAACTCCCGCGTGGAGTTCCAGGGGTTCGAACGGGCGACGGGTGTCGATGTCGCCGCGCGGATCGTGGAGGCATGTGTGTCCGAGCCGACCGATGTGAAGGTGCCCGTATGA
- the argC gene encoding N-acetyl-gamma-glutamyl-phosphate reductase: MKRVAVVGGRGFVGGELLRLLVHHPGVEVTAVTSDTHAGKAVESAHPPLRGSGLRYSGRADLEPADLVFLAGVHGSTAKILDEMTALAPKIVDLTADFRIEDGALMERYYGWRREGEHARAFVRGLPELHRKQITDANRVAVPGCMATSAILSLAPLAARGLLEEVQIDARTGSSGSGASGGPANSHALRSGVLRVFAPFDHRHEAEVVEALGVGASMTVTATPQVRGVQTVTKVAVGEVSERELLAMYREDYAAEPFVRLVNSPRGTYRYPDAKVLLGSNHCDVGIVADHRGRALVMGALDNLMKGAAGGAVQCMNLMLGLPETCGLTFPGLHPV, encoded by the coding sequence ATGAAGCGCGTCGCGGTGGTGGGCGGCAGGGGATTCGTGGGCGGCGAGCTGCTTCGCCTGCTCGTCCACCATCCCGGGGTCGAGGTCACCGCCGTGACCTCGGACACCCACGCCGGCAAGGCGGTGGAGAGCGCGCACCCGCCGCTGCGCGGCAGCGGGCTGCGCTACAGCGGACGTGCGGACCTGGAACCGGCCGACCTCGTCTTCCTCGCCGGGGTGCACGGCTCCACGGCGAAGATCCTCGACGAGATGACCGCGCTCGCACCGAAGATCGTGGACCTGACCGCCGACTTCCGGATCGAGGACGGCGCCCTGATGGAGCGCTACTACGGCTGGCGGCGCGAGGGGGAGCACGCCAGGGCCTTCGTGCGCGGCCTGCCCGAACTCCACCGCAAGCAGATCACCGACGCGAACCGGGTCGCGGTCCCCGGCTGCATGGCCACCAGCGCGATCCTGAGCCTCGCGCCGCTCGCGGCCCGGGGTCTCCTGGAGGAGGTGCAGATCGACGCGCGCACCGGCAGCAGCGGCTCCGGCGCTTCCGGCGGCCCGGCCAACTCCCATGCGCTGCGCAGCGGTGTGCTGCGGGTGTTCGCGCCGTTCGACCACCGGCACGAGGCGGAGGTCGTCGAGGCGCTGGGTGTCGGGGCATCCATGACGGTCACCGCGACACCCCAGGTGCGCGGCGTGCAGACGGTGACCAAGGTGGCCGTCGGCGAGGTGAGCGAACGCGAACTGCTCGCCATGTACCGCGAGGACTACGCCGCCGAGCCGTTCGTCCGCCTGGTGAACAGCCCGCGCGGCACCTACCGCTACCCGGACGCCAAGGTCCTGCTCGGCTCGAACCACTGCGACGTCGGGATCGTCGCCGACCACCGCGGCAGAGCGCTCGTGATGGGCGCGCTCGACAACCTCATGAAGGGAGCCGCGGGCGGCGCGGTCCAGTGCATGAATCTCATGCTCGGTCTCCCGGAGACGTGCGGTCTGACGTTTCCCGGCCTGCATCCGGTGTGA
- a CDS encoding [LysW]-aminoadipate kinase has product MRLVVKWGGSLQEDSARLADDIAALSGGHRVTVVHGGSRDIDDTLGELGLPRRTLRSPDGMVTRYTDEPTLGALMMAMRGRTQARIVSELAARGVTAVGLSGMDGGLVRTVRKAAVRAVFDGAVRVVRDNLAGRITGVDTAVLDAVHTCGMVPVVCPPGMTADGQATNVDADRMACAIAAAWQADRLLLFTDAPGVLADPADPSSVIAALSRDEARRLVPELTGGMRMKVAAAVEALENGAQAVQVCDGRVDSPVAKALRGSGTLIGKGLGTP; this is encoded by the coding sequence ATGAGACTCGTGGTGAAGTGGGGCGGCAGCCTCCAGGAGGACAGCGCACGGCTCGCCGACGACATCGCCGCCCTCAGCGGCGGCCACCGCGTCACCGTGGTGCACGGCGGCTCCCGGGACATCGACGACACCCTCGGCGAACTGGGGCTGCCGCGGCGCACCTTGCGCTCCCCGGACGGGATGGTCACGCGGTACACGGACGAGCCGACGCTCGGCGCGCTCATGATGGCGATGCGCGGCCGTACCCAGGCGCGGATCGTCTCGGAACTGGCCGCACGCGGTGTGACGGCCGTGGGCCTGTCGGGAATGGACGGGGGGCTGGTGCGCACCGTACGCAAGGCGGCCGTCCGCGCGGTCTTCGACGGCGCCGTGCGCGTGGTGCGCGACAACCTCGCCGGCCGGATCACCGGTGTGGACACCGCCGTCCTGGACGCGGTGCACACCTGCGGCATGGTCCCCGTCGTGTGTCCCCCGGGCATGACCGCCGACGGCCAGGCGACCAACGTCGACGCGGACCGGATGGCCTGCGCGATCGCGGCGGCCTGGCAGGCGGACCGGCTGCTCCTGTTCACCGACGCGCCGGGCGTCCTCGCCGACCCCGCCGACCCCTCGTCCGTCATCGCCGCACTGAGCCGCGACGAGGCGAGACGGCTGGTGCCGGAGCTGACGGGCGGCATGCGGATGAAGGTCGCCGCCGCGGTGGAGGCCCTGGAGAACGGCGCGCAGGCGGTACAGGTGTGCGACGGACGGGTGGACTCGCCCGTCGCGAAAGCTCTACGAGGGAGCGGAACCCTCATCGGGAAGGGTCTTGGCACGCCGTGA
- a CDS encoding M20/M25/M40 family metallo-hydrolase — protein sequence MTIEHLSTQKSELTDAEAVGLLAEAVATPSVSGDERRLAERLRHIAAQHGARSHIDEVGNVHALVGRGPRTVVLLSHLDTVPGAVPFEHTATLVRGRGAVDAKGPLAAMLVAALSSRDLGIRVHWVGVVEEETLWSRGAEHVRRTVPVPDAVIVGEPSGASAVTIGYKGMAEFEVRCEVPRTHTATPGPKAGEILVRALGRLLDTYGTRGNANFGDVGMVVRDGRLEPFSSACSLVFRTPPGLSPEELLRQVTATLGEGIDVVPVYDVPAVMVPRGSACVRALTRAIRLEGFRPAHKLKTGTSDMNTLSRSWQVPMATYGPGDCHQDHTDTEHILVQEYLDGIRILRTALRELDNSFREAAS from the coding sequence GTGACGATCGAACATCTCAGCACCCAGAAAAGCGAGTTGACCGACGCCGAAGCCGTCGGACTGCTCGCCGAGGCAGTGGCGACACCGTCCGTCTCCGGCGACGAGCGGCGACTGGCCGAGCGGCTGCGGCACATCGCGGCCCAACACGGCGCGCGGAGCCACATCGACGAGGTGGGCAACGTGCACGCCCTGGTCGGCCGCGGCCCGCGCACGGTCGTGCTCCTCAGCCACCTGGACACCGTGCCGGGCGCCGTCCCCTTCGAGCACACCGCGACCCTCGTCCGCGGGCGCGGCGCCGTGGACGCCAAGGGACCGCTGGCGGCCATGCTGGTCGCCGCGCTCAGCAGCCGCGACCTCGGCATCCGCGTCCACTGGGTGGGCGTCGTCGAGGAGGAGACCCTGTGGTCCCGGGGCGCCGAACACGTCCGCCGGACCGTGCCGGTGCCCGACGCCGTCATCGTGGGGGAACCGAGCGGTGCCTCGGCGGTGACCATCGGCTACAAGGGAATGGCCGAGTTCGAGGTGCGGTGCGAGGTCCCGCGCACCCACACCGCCACCCCCGGGCCCAAGGCCGGCGAGATCCTGGTACGGGCGCTCGGCCGGCTCCTCGACACCTACGGGACCCGGGGCAACGCGAACTTCGGCGACGTCGGCATGGTCGTCAGGGACGGCCGCCTCGAACCGTTCTCGAGTGCGTGCTCCCTCGTGTTCCGCACACCCCCGGGCCTCTCGCCCGAGGAACTGCTGCGGCAGGTCACGGCGACCCTCGGCGAGGGGATCGACGTCGTCCCGGTGTACGACGTACCCGCCGTCATGGTGCCGCGCGGTTCCGCGTGCGTACGCGCGCTGACCCGCGCCATCCGCCTCGAAGGGTTCCGGCCCGCGCACAAGCTCAAGACGGGCACCAGCGACATGAACACGCTCAGCAGGAGCTGGCAGGTGCCGATGGCCACCTACGGCCCCGGGGACTGCCATCAGGACCACACCGACACCGAGCACATCCTGGTCCAGGAGTACCTGGACGGCATACGGATCCTCCGCACGGCCCTGCGCGAACTGGACAACTCCTTCCGAGAGGCGGCCTCATGA
- a CDS encoding sulfotransferase family protein yields the protein MTERQPDLLALWCVPRSRSTAFERAMYERGDFLVVHEPFSRVCDFGTAEVAGRTCTGQEQVMAALADAAADRPVFFKDTTDFALDRLAADPAFLKRCRHAAMVRNPRDTVRSHLRMQPDATSAAMGFGHLWDIVSTVTSSGLPMHLVDGDRVAGDPETEMRRYCAAMDIAFLPESLAFRKEPPPSWRATGRWHAGASESSALGAAPAGKGTLPDELERTAAAFERDQLPYYELITAALGRDGDHEPEVP from the coding sequence ATGACGGAGCGGCAGCCGGACCTCCTGGCGCTGTGGTGCGTACCGCGCTCGCGGTCGACCGCGTTCGAGCGCGCGATGTACGAGCGCGGCGACTTCCTGGTGGTGCACGAGCCGTTCTCGCGCGTGTGCGACTTCGGCACCGCCGAGGTCGCCGGCCGTACCTGCACCGGCCAGGAGCAGGTGATGGCCGCGCTCGCCGACGCGGCGGCCGACCGGCCCGTCTTCTTCAAGGACACCACCGACTTCGCCCTCGACCGGCTCGCCGCCGACCCGGCCTTCCTGAAGCGGTGCCGGCACGCCGCGATGGTCCGCAACCCCCGCGACACGGTCCGCTCACACCTGAGGATGCAGCCCGACGCCACCTCCGCGGCGATGGGCTTCGGACACCTGTGGGACATCGTCTCGACCGTGACGTCCTCGGGGCTGCCCATGCACCTGGTCGACGGCGACCGGGTGGCCGGTGACCCGGAGACGGAGATGCGGCGGTACTGCGCGGCCATGGACATCGCGTTCCTGCCCGAGTCGCTCGCCTTCCGCAAGGAACCGCCGCCCAGCTGGCGGGCGACCGGGCGCTGGCACGCCGGCGCCAGTGAGTCCAGCGCGCTCGGAGCCGCCCCGGCCGGGAAGGGCACCCTGCCGGACGAGCTGGAGCGGACCGCCGCCGCCTTCGAGCGCGACCAGCTGCCGTACTACGAGCTGATCACGGCGGCCCTGGGCAGGGACGGCGACCACGAGCCCGAAGTTCCTTGA
- a CDS encoding MFS transporter, whose translation MTLGRSFTKLWWSQGLSNLSDGLVLAAVPLLAVTMTRDPLLISGMTVAQFLPWLLFTLPSGALADRIDRRLIMVWGNVIRAVGFGLLVLTLVADLRHITILYLAVFLAGTAETLVDNAALTVPPRLVKRSDLERANGRLFATQSAINNFVGPTAGAALFAMSAIVVFTSSAGLFALAALAAFTLPRMLPTASDTSGAKHTQGEVVRSIKEGWSYFWNHRLLRRVAFISGSINLFSSATGGLLVLLATGPLGVSESWYGIFIAVPAVGAVIGSLIAARVVPAIGGGPVTWLAALVPAASYVVLGLSGNVFLVEVFMFFAAIATALNQIVVSTLRQAAVPDELLGRATAGYRLIVLGAVPVGAFLGGGLGRWLGPESTFVVCGTGLALAALVFASRVTTRALREAEQTVHPTAAEPIA comes from the coding sequence ATGACATTGGGCCGTAGCTTCACCAAGCTGTGGTGGTCGCAGGGCCTATCGAACCTCAGCGACGGGCTGGTGCTGGCCGCCGTACCCCTCCTCGCCGTGACGATGACCCGCGACCCCCTGCTCATCTCCGGCATGACGGTGGCCCAGTTCCTGCCGTGGCTGCTGTTCACGCTGCCGTCCGGAGCACTCGCCGACCGCATCGACCGACGCCTCATCATGGTGTGGGGCAACGTGATCCGCGCCGTCGGATTCGGCCTGCTGGTCCTGACCCTCGTGGCCGACCTGCGCCACATCACCATCCTCTACCTCGCCGTGTTCCTCGCCGGCACGGCCGAGACACTCGTGGACAACGCGGCCCTGACCGTCCCGCCGCGCCTGGTCAAACGGAGCGACCTCGAACGGGCCAACGGCCGCCTGTTCGCCACCCAGTCGGCCATCAACAACTTCGTCGGACCCACCGCGGGCGCCGCCCTGTTCGCGATGTCGGCGATCGTCGTGTTCACCTCCAGCGCGGGCCTCTTCGCCCTCGCCGCGCTGGCCGCGTTCACCCTGCCGCGGATGCTGCCGACCGCGAGCGACACCAGCGGCGCCAAGCACACCCAGGGCGAGGTCGTGCGCAGCATCAAGGAGGGCTGGTCCTACTTCTGGAACCACCGGCTGCTGCGCCGCGTGGCGTTCATCTCCGGCTCGATCAACCTGTTCTCGTCCGCCACCGGTGGCCTGCTCGTCCTCCTGGCCACCGGCCCCCTGGGCGTCTCCGAGTCCTGGTACGGCATCTTCATCGCCGTACCGGCGGTCGGAGCCGTCATCGGTTCGCTGATCGCCGCGCGCGTGGTCCCGGCCATCGGCGGGGGACCGGTCACCTGGCTCGCCGCGCTCGTGCCCGCAGCCAGCTATGTGGTGCTCGGCCTCAGCGGGAACGTCTTCCTCGTCGAGGTCTTCATGTTCTTCGCCGCGATCGCCACGGCCCTCAACCAGATCGTGGTCAGCACGCTCCGCCAGGCAGCCGTGCCCGACGAACTCCTCGGCCGCGCCACGGCCGGATACCGCCTGATCGTGCTCGGCGCGGTGCCCGTCGGGGCGTTCCTCGGCGGCGGACTGGGACGCTGGCTGGGACCCGAGAGCACCTTCGTGGTGTGCGGCACAGGACTGGCGCTCGCCGCGCTCGTCTTCGCCTCACGTGTCACGACCCGGGCGCTGCGCGAAGCCGAGCAGACCGTCCACCCCACCGCCGCCGAACCCATCGCCTGA
- a CDS encoding VOC family protein yields MSLTLSHTTIDARDPYAQARWWCEMAEFSPQEGVRPGSDECYVITEHGYTVLFILVPDAKTVKNRVHFCMRPKDRSQDEEVARALRLGASVVTDFRESGGWVVMADPEGNEFCILTASRHTDAPAES; encoded by the coding sequence ATGAGCCTGACCCTGTCCCACACCACGATCGACGCCCGCGACCCCTACGCGCAGGCCCGGTGGTGGTGCGAAATGGCCGAGTTCTCCCCGCAGGAGGGAGTGCGGCCGGGCTCGGACGAGTGCTACGTGATCACCGAGCACGGCTACACGGTGCTCTTCATCCTCGTGCCCGACGCGAAGACGGTGAAGAACCGCGTGCACTTCTGCATGCGCCCCAAGGACCGCTCGCAGGACGAGGAGGTGGCACGCGCCCTCCGACTGGGAGCGAGCGTGGTCACCGACTTCAGGGAGAGCGGCGGCTGGGTGGTCATGGCCGACCCGGAGGGCAACGAGTTCTGCATCCTGACCGCTTCGCGGCACACCGACGCACCTGCGGAATCGTGA
- a CDS encoding phosphopantetheine-binding protein: MTENRDVVCKVEYEPPADELEEVLAAVIAEVLDVDQVGRRDSFYDLGGASLSAIRICARIERRLGIRVDPAWLLEHDELADFAEQIRLGAA; encoded by the coding sequence GTGACCGAGAACCGCGACGTCGTGTGCAAGGTCGAGTACGAGCCACCCGCGGACGAACTGGAGGAGGTGCTCGCCGCCGTCATCGCGGAGGTGCTGGACGTCGACCAGGTCGGCCGGCGCGACAGCTTCTACGACCTCGGCGGCGCGTCGCTGTCGGCCATCCGGATCTGCGCCCGCATCGAACGCCGCCTCGGCATCCGCGTCGACCCCGCATGGCTGCTCGAACACGACGAACTGGCCGACTTCGCCGAGCAGATCAGGCTCGGTGCCGCGTGA
- a CDS encoding amino acid adenylation domain-containing protein: MSEPTNTPPLRSVHAAVMEHAATAPRDLALVHGGERIDYRTLTDAAAALAGQLTAWGVRPGDIVPLLVPRGAQLVALQLGVLMSGAAYATLDPRWPAPRVESILRQLDRPVVVGRPGGEPLGVTRALDPVPLAAIAGAARADRPEPAHVALDDVAMVFFTSGSTGIPKGVLIPHRAVTRMFGPGGLDGFGPGHITPQVAPAAWDMYAFELWGQLTTGGAVVVVDENHLMPSRLRSLVADEQIDTVWLTTSLFNLVVDEDLDAFEGLKTLYVGGEKQSPRHVEMFLRRFPCLPLWNGFGPAENCMLTTVHRMGPGDRNAPAGIPAGVPVPGTTVILLREDGSPAPRGERGEIVALGPGVALGYLNDDLLTRERFPELRVAGEKRRAYRTGDMGVFDDDGVLHFHGRRDRQVKLSGNRIELGDIEAAASTVPQIRTCAAVARTDEGGTVAHIALVYTLAEGGELTPRELRAALGALLPAYAVPGRFEQLDDLPRRENGKVDLPALERRRV, encoded by the coding sequence GTGAGCGAGCCGACGAACACGCCGCCGCTGCGCAGTGTGCACGCCGCGGTCATGGAGCACGCCGCCACGGCACCCCGCGACCTCGCCCTGGTGCACGGCGGCGAACGCATCGACTACCGGACCCTCACCGACGCGGCGGCGGCACTGGCCGGGCAGCTCACCGCATGGGGCGTACGGCCCGGCGACATCGTCCCGCTGCTGGTACCGCGCGGCGCCCAACTGGTCGCCCTCCAGCTCGGCGTGCTGATGAGCGGCGCCGCCTACGCCACCCTCGACCCGCGCTGGCCCGCCCCCCGCGTCGAGTCGATCCTCCGCCAGCTCGACCGCCCGGTCGTCGTCGGCCGTCCCGGCGGCGAACCCCTCGGCGTCACCCGGGCCCTCGACCCGGTCCCCCTGGCCGCGATCGCCGGGGCCGCGCGGGCGGACCGGCCCGAGCCGGCGCATGTCGCCCTGGACGATGTGGCCATGGTGTTCTTCACCTCGGGCAGCACAGGTATCCCCAAGGGTGTGCTCATACCCCACCGGGCGGTCACCCGGATGTTCGGACCGGGCGGCCTGGACGGTTTCGGACCCGGACACATCACCCCACAGGTCGCGCCCGCCGCCTGGGACATGTACGCCTTCGAGCTGTGGGGCCAGCTCACCACCGGCGGCGCCGTGGTCGTCGTCGACGAGAACCACCTCATGCCCAGCCGGCTGCGCTCCCTCGTCGCCGACGAGCAGATCGACACGGTCTGGCTCACGACCTCGCTGTTCAACCTGGTCGTCGACGAGGACCTGGACGCCTTCGAGGGGCTGAAGACGCTCTACGTCGGCGGCGAGAAGCAGTCCCCCCGCCATGTCGAGATGTTCCTGCGGCGCTTCCCCTGCCTGCCCCTGTGGAACGGCTTCGGCCCGGCCGAGAACTGCATGCTCACCACGGTCCACCGGATGGGACCGGGCGACAGGAACGCCCCCGCGGGCATCCCGGCGGGTGTGCCGGTGCCCGGCACCACGGTGATCCTGCTGCGCGAGGACGGCTCACCGGCACCGCGCGGCGAACGCGGTGAGATCGTCGCACTCGGCCCCGGAGTGGCCCTGGGCTACCTCAACGACGATCTCCTCACCCGCGAGAGGTTCCCGGAACTGCGCGTGGCGGGCGAGAAGCGCCGCGCCTACCGCACCGGCGACATGGGAGTGTTCGACGACGACGGCGTCCTGCACTTCCACGGCCGCCGGGACCGGCAGGTCAAACTGAGCGGCAACCGGATCGAACTCGGCGACATCGAGGCCGCCGCGTCCACCGTCCCGCAGATCCGCACCTGCGCCGCCGTGGCGCGCACGGACGAGGGCGGCACCGTCGCACACATCGCGCTGGTCTACACCCTCGCCGAGGGCGGCGAGCTGACCCCGCGGGAGCTACGCGCGGCACTCGGCGCACTGCTTCCCGCCTACGCCGTCCCCGGCAGGTTCGAGCAACTGGACGACCTGCCCCGCAGGGAGAACGGCAAGGTCGACCTGCCCGCTCTGGAGAGGCGCCGGGTGTGA